The following proteins come from a genomic window of Solidesulfovibrio fructosivorans JJ]:
- a CDS encoding sigma 54-interacting transcriptional regulator has protein sequence MPAPFTDADILRSLTGALLAVDADGRVVTANPAAGKLLGPETAAPGVALPLVRPDLWQAAAGCLASGQGACATFAVAGNVRTARIVPITGPDGRVAGASILCGDPQGGCGPVVDDQLRSVLDSVSDGIWICTGEGVILEINAASERLNSIEAADYIGKDVACIVADGMVDRSATVEVMATKKQASMIQHITRTGKQLLVTASPVLDTDGHVALVVVNERDVTELNNLRQGLQHARKVEERYRSELAELSLYELSQKDIVARSPQMQRTLRTLLKLAQMDVTRILLLGESGTGKGLLAKFLHQVSPRAKKPFIQINCPAVPENLFEAEIFGYEKGAFTGAREGGKAGLIELAMGGTLFLDEVGDIPLSVQAKLLKYLDDHELRRLGGSESRVVECRVVAATNCDMEGLVERRLFRKDLYYRLNTFVVRILPLRERREDIFGLAEFYLAQQNVRHGKAKRLSAKAMRLLEAHDFPGNVRELVSLIQKAFVMSEDDDLTDALEEALALEAGEGGAEAAPRSLAESTDQTNLRRLREAMAACRTTREMAAYLGVSQATVVRKLKRYALTRD, from the coding sequence ATGCCAGCCCCCTTCACCGACGCCGACATCCTGCGCTCCCTGACCGGCGCCCTGCTCGCCGTGGACGCCGACGGCCGGGTGGTCACGGCCAATCCGGCGGCCGGAAAGCTGCTTGGGCCGGAGACGGCCGCCCCGGGCGTCGCCCTGCCGCTGGTGCGCCCCGACCTGTGGCAGGCGGCGGCCGGTTGCCTGGCCAGCGGGCAGGGGGCCTGCGCCACCTTCGCCGTGGCCGGCAACGTGCGCACGGCCCGCATCGTGCCCATCACCGGCCCGGACGGCCGCGTCGCCGGCGCGTCGATCCTGTGCGGCGATCCGCAGGGCGGCTGCGGGCCGGTGGTGGACGACCAGCTGCGCTCGGTGCTCGATTCCGTGTCCGACGGCATCTGGATCTGCACGGGCGAGGGCGTGATCCTGGAGATCAACGCCGCCTCGGAGCGGCTCAATTCCATCGAGGCCGCCGACTACATCGGCAAGGACGTCGCCTGCATCGTGGCGGACGGCATGGTGGACCGCTCGGCCACGGTGGAGGTCATGGCCACCAAAAAGCAGGCCAGCATGATCCAGCACATCACCCGCACGGGCAAACAACTGCTGGTCACGGCCTCGCCGGTGCTCGACACCGACGGCCATGTGGCCCTGGTGGTGGTCAACGAGCGCGACGTGACCGAGCTCAACAACCTGCGCCAGGGCTTGCAGCACGCCCGCAAGGTGGAGGAGCGCTACCGCAGCGAGCTGGCCGAACTTTCGCTCTACGAGCTGTCCCAGAAGGACATCGTGGCCCGAAGCCCGCAGATGCAGCGGACCTTGCGCACGCTTTTGAAGCTCGCCCAGATGGACGTGACGCGCATTTTGCTGCTTGGCGAGTCCGGCACGGGCAAGGGGCTTCTCGCCAAATTCCTGCACCAGGTCAGCCCCCGGGCCAAGAAGCCCTTTATCCAGATCAACTGTCCGGCGGTCCCGGAGAACCTCTTCGAGGCGGAAATCTTCGGCTATGAGAAGGGGGCCTTCACCGGAGCCCGGGAAGGCGGCAAGGCCGGGCTTATCGAGCTGGCCATGGGCGGCACGCTTTTTCTCGACGAGGTGGGCGACATTCCGCTCTCGGTCCAGGCCAAGCTGCTCAAGTACCTCGACGACCATGAGCTGCGCCGCCTGGGCGGGTCCGAGTCCCGGGTGGTGGAGTGCCGGGTTGTGGCCGCCACCAACTGCGACATGGAGGGGCTGGTGGAGCGGCGGCTTTTCCGCAAGGATCTCTACTACCGGCTCAACACCTTCGTGGTGCGCATCCTGCCCCTGCGCGAGCGCCGCGAGGACATCTTCGGCCTGGCCGAATTCTACCTGGCCCAGCAAAACGTCCGGCACGGCAAGGCCAAGCGCCTTTCGGCCAAGGCCATGCGCCTGCTCGAGGCCCACGATTTTCCGGGCAACGTGCGCGAGCTGGTGAGCCTGATCCAGAAGGCCTTCGTCATGAGCGAGGACGACGACCTCACCGACGCCCTGGAGGAGGCCTTGGCCCTGGAGGCCGGGGAGGGCGGGGCGGAGGCCGCGCCGCGCAGCCTGGCCGAGTCCACGGACCAGACGAACCTGCGTCGGCTGCGCGAGGCCATGGCCGCCTGTCGCACGACACGGGAGATGGCCGCCTATCTTGGCGTGAGCCAGGCGACCGTGGTACGCAAGCTCAAACGGTACGCCTTGACCCGGGATTGA
- the gabT gene encoding 4-aminobutyrate--2-oxoglutarate transaminase, with translation MNTTDKASQLQTLRERFVPKGHPNATPFFVESAQGALLRDVAGREFIDFVGGIGVLNVGHCHPRVVAAIKDQADKYLHTCSMITMYEPYVELARRVCEAAAGESPKKALFVNSGSEAVENTVKIARCHTGRPGAVSMKNAFHGRTLLAMSLTSKVKPYKYAFGPMASEVYQYPYYAYCYRCPLGLSYPDCGVACADKMREFFIGTAAAEQIACIIAEPVQGEGGFVVPPAEFFVKLRAICDEFGIVFVADEVQSGFGRTSKLFAMEHFGVEPDLMSVAKSMGGGLPLAGVIGKADIMDSVHVGGIGGTYGGNPLACRAGLAVMDAFEQDDLLGAAVRLGDTLKARFEAWKDEFPLIGDARGLGAMRALEFVSDRATKTPCPEAAKGVVKYCQDNGLLVLSCGNFGNCIRALMPLVISDEQLARGLDIMERGIREVSKNLGK, from the coding sequence GTGAACACCACTGACAAGGCGAGCCAACTGCAAACGTTGCGTGAACGTTTCGTCCCCAAGGGCCATCCCAACGCCACGCCCTTCTTCGTCGAATCCGCCCAGGGCGCCTTGCTGCGGGACGTCGCCGGCCGCGAATTCATCGATTTCGTCGGCGGCATCGGCGTGCTCAATGTCGGCCACTGCCACCCGCGCGTCGTGGCCGCCATCAAGGACCAGGCCGACAAGTACCTCCACACCTGTTCCATGATCACCATGTACGAGCCGTACGTGGAGCTCGCCCGCCGCGTGTGCGAGGCCGCCGCCGGCGAGAGCCCGAAAAAAGCCCTTTTTGTCAATAGCGGCTCGGAAGCCGTGGAAAACACGGTCAAAATCGCCCGCTGCCACACCGGCCGGCCTGGCGCTGTGTCCATGAAGAACGCCTTCCACGGCCGCACGCTTCTGGCCATGAGCCTCACCAGCAAGGTCAAGCCCTACAAGTACGCCTTCGGCCCCATGGCTTCGGAAGTCTACCAGTACCCGTACTACGCCTACTGCTACCGCTGCCCGCTGGGACTTTCCTATCCCGACTGCGGCGTGGCCTGCGCCGACAAGATGCGCGAATTTTTCATCGGCACCGCCGCCGCCGAGCAGATCGCCTGCATCATCGCCGAACCGGTCCAGGGCGAGGGCGGCTTCGTCGTGCCGCCGGCGGAATTCTTCGTGAAGCTCCGGGCCATCTGCGACGAGTTCGGCATCGTGTTCGTGGCCGACGAGGTCCAGTCCGGCTTCGGCCGCACCTCCAAGCTTTTTGCCATGGAGCATTTCGGCGTGGAGCCCGACCTCATGAGCGTGGCCAAGAGCATGGGCGGCGGTCTGCCTCTGGCCGGCGTCATCGGCAAGGCGGACATCATGGATTCCGTCCATGTCGGCGGCATCGGCGGCACCTACGGCGGCAACCCGCTGGCCTGCCGGGCCGGCCTCGCCGTCATGGACGCCTTCGAGCAGGACGACCTCCTGGGCGCGGCCGTGCGCCTGGGCGACACGCTGAAAGCCCGGTTCGAGGCCTGGAAGGACGAATTCCCCCTCATCGGCGACGCCCGGGGCCTCGGGGCCATGCGCGCCCTGGAGTTCGTCTCCGACCGGGCGACCAAGACGCCCTGTCCCGAAGCGGCCAAGGGCGTGGTCAAGTACTGCCAGGACAATGGCCTGCTCGTGCTTTCCTGCGGCAACTTCGGCAACTGCATCCGCGCGCTCATGCCGCTGGTCATCAGCGACGAGCAGCTCGCGCGCGGCCTGGACATCATGGAACGCGGCATCCGCGAGGTTTCCAAGAACCTCGGCAAATAG
- a CDS encoding branched-chain amino acid ABC transporter permease: protein MTEVIQSIINGLMMGAMYGLTALGLTLIFGVMKVINFAHGSLLMVGMFSAYWLIKLTGIHPYLALIIVPPILYFFGYYLQDVVIKPVFKSEREVREPATVIIVTTGVWYVLDNLALMCFGAEYRTVRTAISNKSMALGPYIVSIPKFSGFVVAILTAVGLALFMRKTKIGMALRATALDREAANLMGIDQYKVYNIAFGLGTAIAGIAGCVLIPFYYVYPSVGVVFDIRAFIIVVLGGLGSIPGALLGGLVIGLVESVFSQFMASTWTEAIIYAIFLIILFVKPSGFFGNKQDW from the coding sequence ATGACCGAGGTGATACAGTCAATCATAAACGGCCTCATGATGGGCGCCATGTACGGGCTGACCGCCCTCGGACTCACCCTGATCTTCGGGGTGATGAAGGTGATCAACTTCGCCCACGGCTCCCTGCTGATGGTCGGCATGTTCAGCGCCTACTGGCTGATCAAGCTCACGGGCATCCACCCGTACCTGGCCCTTATCATCGTTCCACCAATCCTCTATTTCTTCGGCTACTATCTCCAGGACGTGGTGATAAAGCCCGTGTTCAAGTCCGAGCGGGAAGTGCGCGAGCCGGCGACGGTCATCATCGTCACCACCGGCGTCTGGTACGTCCTCGACAACCTGGCGCTCATGTGCTTCGGCGCCGAATACCGCACCGTGCGCACGGCCATTTCCAACAAGTCCATGGCGCTGGGGCCGTATATCGTCTCGATCCCGAAATTTTCCGGCTTCGTGGTGGCGATCCTGACCGCCGTGGGGCTGGCCCTTTTCATGCGCAAGACCAAGATCGGCATGGCGCTTCGGGCCACCGCCCTTGACCGCGAGGCGGCCAACCTCATGGGCATCGACCAGTACAAGGTCTACAACATCGCCTTTGGCCTCGGCACGGCCATCGCCGGCATCGCCGGCTGTGTGCTCATCCCGTTTTACTACGTCTACCCCTCGGTGGGCGTGGTCTTCGACATCCGGGCCTTTATCATCGTGGTGCTCGGCGGGCTCGGCAGCATTCCCGGGGCGCTGCTCGGCGGCCTGGTGATCGGCCTTGTCGAATCGGTCTTTTCCCAGTTTATGGCCTCGACCTGGACCGAAGCGATCATCTACGCAATTTTCCTTATTATTTTGTTCGTAAAACCCTCGGGTTTTTTCGGCAACAAACAGGACTGGTAG
- a CDS encoding ABC transporter substrate-binding protein: MKSQGKRSLVACCLAAALGLFLAASPAAAADKVVKIGNVEPMSGPSASVGVQGKQAREMAVEEINAAGGIKSLGGAKLDLVYADSKSDPTVGVTETERLINTEKVNILTGCWNSAVTYPATQVAERYGIPFVVPVAVRDTITERGFKNIFRVAAKDSWWVRDQFRFLKDMQAETGTKLNTIAFVFENGDWGTGFAEKWRKLAEKDGYKVVLDEPYPSTATDLTPVVTKLKAANPDIVMLVSNAADAILLTNTMAEMQLKPKVVLTSGGGHADPKFLENTGDNALGFFDEVEWNTDVNKPGAKETNAKFKKKYGYDMTGESVDAYVSMYVIADALERAGSTDPAKLREALATTKLTTGPAMIVSYDGVEFDKDGQNKNAGIVIVQVAKVDGKPQRVTVWPKSARRAGYTPVFPANK, from the coding sequence ATGAAATCGCAGGGTAAACGATCGCTGGTAGCTTGCTGCCTGGCCGCGGCGCTGGGGCTTTTCCTGGCCGCATCGCCGGCCGCCGCCGCCGACAAGGTGGTCAAGATCGGCAACGTCGAGCCCATGTCCGGCCCGTCGGCCTCGGTCGGCGTCCAGGGCAAGCAGGCCCGGGAAATGGCCGTCGAGGAAATAAACGCCGCCGGCGGCATCAAATCCCTGGGCGGGGCCAAGCTCGACCTCGTCTATGCCGACAGCAAGTCCGACCCCACGGTTGGCGTCACCGAGACCGAGCGGCTCATCAACACCGAGAAGGTCAACATCCTGACCGGCTGCTGGAACTCCGCCGTCACCTATCCGGCCACCCAGGTCGCCGAACGCTACGGCATCCCCTTTGTCGTGCCCGTGGCCGTGCGCGACACCATCACCGAGCGCGGCTTCAAGAACATCTTCCGCGTGGCCGCCAAGGACTCCTGGTGGGTGCGCGACCAGTTCCGCTTCCTCAAGGACATGCAGGCGGAAACCGGCACCAAGCTCAACACCATCGCCTTTGTCTTCGAGAACGGCGACTGGGGCACCGGCTTTGCCGAGAAGTGGCGCAAGCTGGCCGAAAAGGACGGCTACAAGGTCGTGCTCGACGAGCCCTATCCGTCCACGGCCACGGACCTGACCCCGGTGGTGACCAAGCTGAAGGCCGCCAATCCCGACATCGTGATGCTCGTCTCCAACGCCGCCGACGCCATCCTCTTGACCAACACCATGGCCGAAATGCAGCTCAAGCCCAAGGTCGTGCTGACCAGCGGCGGCGGCCATGCCGATCCCAAGTTCCTGGAGAATACCGGCGACAACGCCTTGGGCTTTTTCGACGAGGTCGAGTGGAACACCGACGTCAACAAGCCCGGGGCCAAGGAAACCAACGCCAAGTTCAAGAAGAAGTACGGCTACGACATGACCGGCGAATCCGTGGACGCCTACGTCTCCATGTACGTCATCGCCGACGCCCTGGAACGCGCCGGCTCCACCGACCCGGCCAAGCTCCGCGAGGCCCTGGCCACCACCAAGCTCACCACCGGCCCGGCCATGATCGTCTCCTACGACGGCGTCGAGTTCGACAAGGACGGCCAGAACAAGAATGCCGGCATCGTCATCGTCCAGGTGGCCAAGGTCGACGGCAAACCCCAGCGCGTGACCGTGTGGCCGAAGTCCGCCCGTCGCGCCGGCTACACCCCGGTCTTCCCGGCCAACAAGTAA